In Toxoplasma gondii ME49 chromosome VIII, whole genome shotgun sequence, a single genomic region encodes these proteins:
- a CDS encoding hypothetical protein (encoded by transcript TGME49_232150) has product MALFRGCSNVIDESLDEFLVKHDPDYAGGRGGGAAVAPDRVASSGSDETTAFLGSGVESGLQDWRDTGGCKRSPSLTGKPRTEDDGTVRIDTQKLGRALSVAVTGLGEQVKHGGELLWRSAVTAAGQVIVQHGLQTRGGSGTGLSSPSAAALISSSLSSSSLASAVSSATCFQLQLSAGQKAWSLDSAPFSLGAWLASPSVAADVWGDGNFHVILQEQRQSEDAAGQLTAEPRAKEGEGRVNPERFTYRWRRVFPNGVLVDVPDVTGNTYFISADDIGCKVQVTCSCPRSAFVGEMHASLGPFQVDSRSRSCVLNSLARGGSRFPCCAVLEEDLAGRDGRLAASSLEADRMARREEGREFFVYVNHEEVVITQRGGPATSSESESFLASGGVSSLLDRRWSARFSAEYPKLLLHSQHPKRFTVALSEEKVFVLDAYTRHQRDLVAVTLRSFHARAIVGASTLLDLVHSMSCTGRTPPAADEIISELEDKRVDLYVMVHSLCSELHSAVAGRLRTMRDWARVSKEKEALEEEMTSTIQAFQSQIADLANEQASTAAPSEGSCGNWNSRLLQMTDDMQAVRAQNRAYVEEIEQLKIAQNEMVMRLENERHTFQELLSKRLETLVEENRQLQAANEQLGSRLIKQAAEGSAGAGAGGLEAPERLQAELRRLRREVEEAHLGKHQLAHELEEMKATAARERQEKEAALASVQDGLVHMKARYDCLLEEMQALRESRDSAEEGVSQKVKVYEDLLLSRETQCSEQTKQLEAAREELSELQAERNRLKKVLESLTRDLEKSRAALDAAAARQQTVASEKQQLEIRLAEVVQRQQRQEQLSSREEQLKQQESLRRVQEAQRRADEVSRQLEETRKALQQEQQGRMLQQQRADAGSQQLAAVQSRLTEKDAQLAQMKAEIEQLRSQARPGPESESAGEGEEHLLRAKVTELTDVLARQEEEMRRLKDESSTLKTRLIKLTKANT; this is encoded by the exons ATGGCTCTCTTCCGCGGCTGCAGCAACGTCATCGACGAGAGTCTCGATGAATTCCTCGTCAAGCACGACCCAGACTACGCGGGCGGCCGCGGGGGCGGTGCCGCAGTCGCGCCGGACCGAGTTGCGTCGTCAGGCTCCGACGAAACCACGGCATTTCTCGGCAGCGGCGTCGAGTCTGGCTTGCAGGACTGGCGCGACACTGGAGGGTGCAAGCGGTCACCGTCTCTCACTGGGAAGCCGCGAACAGAAGACGATGGAACCGTCAGAATCGACACACAGAAGCTCGGCCGCGCTCTCAGCGTCGCTGTCACTGGTCTCGGCGAGCAAGTCAAACACG GCGGCGAGCTTCTCTGGCGCTCGGCTGTCACGGCAGCTGGGCAGGTGATTGTCCAGCATGGACTCCAGACGCGCGGCGGCTCCGGGACaggtctctcttcgccgtctgcagctgcgctgatttcctcttcgctctcttcgtcttcgcttgcGTCTGCAGTCTCCTCCGCCACTTGCTTCCAGCTGCAACTGTCCGCAGGCCAGAAGGCATGGAGTCTCGACtccgcgcctttctctctcggcgcctGGCTGGCGTCGCCCTCAGTGGCGGCCGACGTCTGGGGTGACGGAAACTTCCATGTGATTCTGcaggaacagagacaaagtGAAGACGCCGCAGGACAACTCACTGCAGAACccagagcgaaagaag GTGAAGGAAGAGTGAACCCAGAGCGTTTCACGTACCGATGGAGAAGAGTCTTCCCGAACGGCGTCCTCGTCGACGTTCCCGATGTCACAGGAAA TACGTACTTTATTTCTGCGGACGACATCGGCTGCAAGGTCCAGGTGACTTGCAGCTGTCCGCGCTCGGCGTTTGTGGGggagatgcatgcgtctctggGACCTTTCCAGGTCGACAGCCGGTCGAGGTCTTGCGTTTTGaactctctcgcgcgcggcGGCTCGAGATTCCCTTGCTGCGC agtTCTGGAAGAAGACCTGGCGGGGAGAGACGGCCGGCTTGCGGCAAGCAGTCTGGAGGCAGACCGAATggcgcggagagaagaaggaagagaattTTTCGTCTACGTTAACCACGAGGAGGTTGTTATcacgcagagaggcggccCCGCCA CCTCGAGCGAAAGTGAAAGTTTTCTGGCAAGTGGAGGAGTGAGTAGTCTCCTCGACCGTCGCTGGAGTGCGCGCTTCTCGGCGGAGTATCCgaagctgcttctccactctcaACATCCCAAACGTTTCACA GTCGCTctgagcgaggagaaagtcTTTGTTTTGGATGCGTACACTCGCCACCAGCGCGACCTGGTAGCAGTCACTCTCCGTTCTTTCCACGCTCGCGCAATCGTCGGAGCCTCCACCCTTCTCGACCTTGTGCACTCCATGTCTT GCACAGGAAGGACGCCTCCTGCAGCCGATGAAATCATTTCTGAACTTGAAGACAAGCGCGTCGATCTCTACGTGATGGTGCATTCCCTCTGTTCG GAGCTCCATAGCGCGGTGGCCGGGCGACTGCGAACGATGCGCGATTGGGCGCGAGTctcgaaggaaaaggaggctCTGGAGGAGGAAATGACGTCCACCATCCAAGCGTTTCAGAGTCAGATTGCAG ACCTCGCAAACGAGCAAGCTTCGACAGCGGCGCCGTCGGAGGGATCTTGTGGAAACTGGAATTCAAGGCTGCTGCAGATGACGGACGACATGCAGGCGGTTCGAGCACAGAATCGCGCCTACGTGGAGGAAATCGAACAGCTGAAAATCGCACAAAACGAGATGGTCATGCGCCTCGAAAAC GAGCGCCACACCTTCCAGGAACTGCTGAGCAAACGACTGGAGACGCTCGTCGAGGAGAACCGACAGCTGCAAGCTGCGAACGAACAGCTGGGTTCCCGTCTGATCAAGCAG GCGGCAGAAGGAAGCGCGGGAGCTGGCGCGGGAGGCCTGGAGGCGCCGGAACGTCTGCAGGCGGAGCTGCGGCGCCTGAGGAGAGAGGTTGAAGAAGCTCACCTAGGAAAG CATCAGCTGGCGCATGAGCTGGAGGagatgaaggcgacggcggcgagagagaggcaagagaaggaggctgCACTCGCCAGTGTGCAAGACGGTCTCGTTCACATGAAAGCGCGCTACGACTGCCTGCTGGAGGAAATG CAAGCGCTTCGGGAGTCTCGGGACtctgctgaagaaggcgtctCGCAGAAAGTAAAAGTGTATGAGGATTTGCTGCTCTCCCGCGAGACGCAGTGTAGcgagcagacgaagcagctgGAGGCGGCTCGGGAGGAGTTGTCGGAGCTGCAGGCCGAACGGAATCGCCTGAAAAAAGTTCTTGAATCTCTCACGAGAG ACTTAGAGAAGTCGCGTGCAGCTCTCGATGCTGCGGCTGCCAGGCAACAGAC GGTGGCTtcggagaagcagcaactgGAGATTCGTCTCGCTGAGGTAGTGCAgcggcagcagagacaggagcagcTCAGCTCTCGAGAAGAACAACTGAAGCAGCAAGAGAGCTTGCGGCGCGTGCAGGAGGCGCAGCGGCGGGCAGACGAGGTGTCTAGAcagctggaggagacgcggaaggcgCTGCAGCAGGAACAGCAAGGTCGCATGCTTCAGCAGCAGCGCGCAGACGCTGGCAGCCAGCAGCTGGCGGCAGTGCAAAGCAGACTGACTGAGAAGGACGCGCAGCTCGCGCAAATGAAGGCCGAAATCGAACAGCTGCGGTCTCAGGCGCG GCCGGGACCGGAGAGCGAAAGTgcaggcgagggagaagaacattTGCTGCGAGCGAAGGTGACGGAGTTGACGGACGTTCTCGCtcgacaggaagaagaaatgcgAAGGCTGAAG GACGAGAGCTCGACGCTGAAGACTCGCCTGATAAAGCTCACGAAGGCAAACACGTAG
- a CDS encoding hypothetical protein (encoded by transcript TGME49_232140~Signal peptide predicted by SignalP 2.0 HMM (probability 0.998) with cleavage site probability 0.807 at residue 21), with translation MFVRTGVCTLLAAALVGICVAQSEDALGSTFPNTTVVTEVHSRTPRELESNKGGDRLAHQHSAFAHSFSGPETCPFRPPVLDVFSDFAEAGTTQTNRGVGHNGRRPREGRVISSGARGRSPGSAPDSRTVTERESKLTGASRESGGDVPNSGAVPITESPFDAIPHFLTPERWARMTDIYGFGPLKPHCELCRFSEHFCTRDWDCREFCGEDCRGLGKNLTDELKCRWCGAEAARCVVWSGCHQGCPQQCGPVLENRKKFFETGVDEMAEQERKRKLRRRLQLFREGHLRGTEAEELVRKQLQSSRPEDKQLQEVEREERDEKEADRLRQARETCRMRGIVSILAQGEQRAAEAAERAEEIEHLDLEENSEDEPPWD, from the coding sequence ATGTTTGTTCGCACCGGCGTGTGCACACTTCTCGCCGCCGCGCTCGTCGGCATCTGTGTCGCGCAGAGTGAAGACGCCTTAGGGTCGACATTCCCGAACACGACGGTCGTGACGGAAGTCCATAGTAGAACTCCTAGAGAACTCGAAAGCAACAAAGGGGGAGACAGACTCGCACACCAGCACTCGGCTTTTGCACATTCTTTTTCCGGACCCGAAACATGTCCGTTCCGCCCACCTGTCCTAGATGTCTTCTCCGACTTCGCTGAGGCAGGTACGACACAAACGAACCGTGGCGTCGGCCACAATGGAAGAAGACCCCGCGAGGGACGAGTTATCTCCTCGGGAGCACGCGGGCGATCTCCTGGCAGTGCTCCCGACTCTCGAACAGTTACAGAAAGAGAATCAAAGCTTACGGGAGCAAGTCGAGAGTCGGGCGGCGATGTTCCGAACTCCGGAGCGGTCCCCATCACAGAGAGTCCGTTTGATGCAATTCCGCATTTCTTAACTCCAGAGCGGTGGGCTCGCATGACGGACATTTACGGTTTTGGCCCGCTGAAGCCGCACTGTGAGCTTTGTCGCTTCTCCGAGCACTTTTGCACGAGAGACTGGGACTGCAGAGAGTTCTGTGGAGAAGACTGCAGAGGTCTCGGGAAGAACCTAACGGACGAGTTGAAGTGTCGGTGGTGTGGCGCAGAAGCCGCCCGCTGCGTCGTCTGGAGCGGCTGCCACCAGGGATGTCCGCAACAGTGTGGACCTGTTTTGGAAAATCGGAAGAAGTTCTTCGAAACTGGAGTCGACGAAATGGCCGAGCAGGAGCGGAAACGCAAGCTACGCAGACGCCTGCAGCTGTTTCGGGAGGGACACTTGCGAGGCACGGAGGCGGAGGAACTCGTCAGAAAGCAGCTGCAGTCCAGCAGGCCTGAGGACAAACAGCTGCAAGAGGTCGAGcgggaagagcgagacgagaaagaagcggaTCGCCTGCGACAGGCAAGAGAAACTTGCCGCATGAGAGGCATCGTTTCCATTCTCGCGCAAGGCGAGCAGCGGGCAGCCGAAGCAGCAGAACGCGCAGAAGAAATAGAGCACCTGGACTTGGAAGAAAACTCAGAGGACGAACCACCTTGGGACTGA